One segment of Fusarium oxysporum f. sp. lycopersici 4287 chromosome 15, whole genome shotgun sequence DNA contains the following:
- a CDS encoding hypothetical protein (At least one base has a quality score < 10), whose translation MAEDYDDMESVSESGESENEEEEEEDGADITANSSEENPDLTEVLELLFRLMIALSTEEVMDGRPASTLLVYFSRILGCTADSAGFLAIKVAQNVNSVESAVRYLNMMSYDPATGMQRSVRRLTRDTYQRLPAGGPIHTKVRSLQYKGR comes from the coding sequence ATGGCCGAAGATTATGACGATATGGAGAGTGTCTCAGAAAGTGGCGAATCTGAaaatgaggaggaggaggaggaggatggagcCGATATAACGGCTAACTCGAGTGAAGAAAATCCAGACTTGACCGAAGTGTTGGAGCTGCTGTTTAGGCTTATGATAGCACTCAGCACGGAGGAAGTGATGGATGGGCGACCAGCTTCAACCTTGCTAGTGTACTTCAGTAGAATCCTCGGTTGTACGGCTGATTCCGCCGGTTTCCTCGCTATAAAGGTAGCACAGAATGTCAATTCCGTAGAGAGCGCGGTTCGTTACTTGAATATGATGAGTTACGATCCTGCTACAGGTATGCAAAGAAGTGTACGCCGCCTTACACGAGATACATACCAGAGATTACCAGCGGGAGGGCCAATTCATACAAAAGTGCGAAGCCTGCAGTATAAGGGGAGATGA